The Acetobacter oryzifermentans genomic interval CCTTATCCAGCACCTTATCCGCTGGTGCATTGCTTCGGGCCATTTTGCTCCTGCTGTTGGCAAGGTGCTGACAGACGTTCTGGCTACAGAAATTTCTCCCGAGCTTATTCCTGTCGGTAAAGATGGCCCTCAAAGCACGGAAAGCATCATAGGCCCTTATGCTCTGCATGATTTCGCGCTGTTTTATATTCTGCGCTACGGTTTCAGGCCGTCCCGCGTGGCCTTTCTAGCGGAACAGGCTTGGCAGGATGCCTCAACAGGCCAATGGCCTCCGGGTTTTCCCGCATCCGAGCAAAAAGCTTATGATCTTCCTACCATTCGCCACTGGTTGGAAATATTTGTGCGCCGCTTTTTTGCAACCAGCCAGTTCAAACGTTCTGCCATGCCAAATGGCCCCAAAGTTATGCCCGGCGGCAGCCTTTCCCCCCGAGGAGACTGGCGCGCACCCTCCGATGGCAACGCCCGCCTCTGGCTGGATGATCTGAAACACAATGTGCCCGAAGCCTGAACCACAAAAGAGAGGTTTAGCCCACTGCTGCCCTCATGGTATTATGCCCCATCTTGGGCTATACTGGTTTCTATTATGAAAGCATCGCGCCAAGCCACCATCCATCGCGTTACAAGCGAAACCGATATCGCCATCACCCTTGATCTGGATGGATCCGGGCAGGCCGATATTCAGACCGGACTCGGTTTTTTCGATCATATGCTCACGGCATTAGCCAAACATGCCCTGTTCGATCTGAAAGTAACCGTAAAAGGTGACCTCTATATTGATGGTCATCATAGCGTTGAAGATACAGGCATTGCCATTGGCATGGCCCTAAAACAAGCTTTGGGGGACAAGCGTGGCGTGCGCCGTTTTGGCCATGCCCTTGTACCGTTGGATGAAGCTTTGTGCGAAGCTGTGGTTGACCTTTCCGGTCGGCCCTTTCTGGCATTTGATGCCACGTTTACGCGTGACCGCATTGGGGATCTGGACACCGAACTGGTGGAAGAATTTTTCCGAGCCTTTGCCATGTCCGCCATGCTCACACTGCACCTGACAGAAAAAGCTGGTAAAAATTGCCACCATATTGCCGAGGCCGCGTTCAAGGCACTTGCACGTGCATTGCGTATGGCTGTGGAACCAGACCCACGGGCGCAAGGCAGCATTCCTTCCACCAAAGGCGTGCTATAATTTTTTATACGGGTTAATAACCCAGCCCTGCCCGATACACCTGTTTTGCAGCGCTGGGCACAACCGAGAAAAACGCAAACCTGTCTGGGCTGCATGCACCTTATTATATTGGTCAGCAGAAATCAGACAGGGTCACCAGCAACAAGAGGGTTCCATGACCCAGCCTCTTTCCATCGCCGTTGTTGATTATGAAGGCGGCAATCTGGCGTCCGCTGCCCGTGCAGCCCTTCGGGCTGCTGAGCTTTCGGGAATTGCAGCCGATGTTGTTATCACCAACGAACCTGCGGCTGTCCTGCAAGCAGACCGTATCATCCTACCCGGGCAAGGCGCGTTTGCAGATTGCGCCCGTGGGCTGGAAGCTATCCCCGGCCTGAAAGATTCTATTCTGAACGCCACGGCCAATGGTACACCCTTTTTAGGTATTTGCGTTGGTATGCAGCTTATGGCTGAACGCGGGCGGGAACATGGTGTAACAGAAGGGTTTGGGTGGATTCCGGGGGAAATTACCCTCATGGAAGCCACTGGCCTGCGCCTTCCCCAAATGGGCTGGAACGAGCTGGAGCTTCATACACAACACCCTCTTACCCAAGGCTTGGGTAAGGCGCCGCATGGATACTTTGTGCATTCCTACGCACTCCAAAATACTGCGGCAGATGTTCTACTTGCCACCACAGATTATGGTGGCAACGTGCCTGCCATAGTGTGCAAGGGGAATGTTGCGGGTACACAGTTCCATGTTGAAAAAAGCCAGACAGTTGGCCTCAAGATTCTCGCCAATTTTCTGAGGTGGGATCCGAAAGCTCCCGTATAATGACCCGGAACAAACGCGTTCAACGCATTCTGCACCTAGAAGAAGATGACCTTCAGGCCTTATGTGAAGCCGTAGATGCTTCCATTCTGGATGGTGGCGGCTTTGGCTGGCTTCAGCCACAAGGGCGGCAAGTGCTGGAGCGCTACTTCAAAGGCCTGCTGCTTGTGCCAGAACGTATGCTGTTTGTTATTCGGCATAACGGCGTGATTGTAGGATGTGCACAGCTTGTACGCAGCGCCCGTAATAATGAGCTGCAAGCCATGTGCGTTACTCTGGCACATTTGTTTATTGCGCCATACGCGCAGCGTCAGGGCCTCGGCACAGCCTTATTGCACGAAGTGGAAAATGCAGCCCGCAGCATGGGCTTTCGGATTATGAATACCGAAGTGCCTGAAACACAGGATGGCGCCATTGCCCTCTTCCGTAAGGCAGGTTTTCTGCATTGGGGCACACACCCCCTCTATACCCGTTTGGGCGACACTTACCTGCGCGGTCTGTACTTCACCAAATCATTAGATACAGACCATCTCCCCCTTTCCTCTTCCTTTCAGCAAACGCGGCCTGAAACCATGACAACAGCACCCTCCATGCACCCCCTTACCCTTTACCCAGCCATTGATCTCAAGGATGGAGCCTGCGTGCGCTTACGCCGTGGGGAAATGGATGATGCCACTGTGTATTCAGACAACCCCGGTGCGCAGGCTCTTGCATGGGAGGCCGCAGGCTTTAAATGGCTGCATGTTGTGGACCTGAACGGTGCCTTTGCTGGACAATCTGAAAACGCAGATGCCGTACGTTCCATTGTGGAATCAACAGATATTCCCGTCCAGCTTGGTGGTGGCCTGCGAGACATGAAGGCTATTGAAGCATGGTTGGAAGCCGGTATCAGCCGCGTTATTTTGGGCTCTGTTGCCGTAAAAAACCCCACCCTTGTGCGTGAAGCCTGCCGTGCTTTCCCAGGCCGCATTGTTGCGGGCATTGATGCCCGATCTGGCCGCGTTGCAACCGAAGGCTGGGCCGAAGTTTCTGACATGCAGGCAACTGAATTGGCCCTCCGTATGCAGGAAGCTGGCGTTGCATCCATCATCTTCACGGAAATCAGCCGTGATGGCATGCTGGAGGGACTGGATGTGGAACAGACCGTTACATTGGCCAATACGGTTTCCATTCCCATTATTGCCAGCGGTGGCGTTGGCAGCATTGAGCATCTGATTGCTCTGCGGGAAGCCACGCAGGACGCTCCGGGCATTGAAGGCGTGATTGTGGGCCGCGCGTTATATGATGGCCGCGTAACCCCAGCAGAAGCCCTGAAGGTATTAAGCTGATGCTGAAACTACGCGTTATTCCATGCCTGGATGTTAAAAACGGCAGAGTGGTCAAAGGCGTTAACTTCGTTTCCCTGCGCGATGCGGGAGACCCTGTTGAACAGGCCGCTGTTTACGATGCCGCCGGGGCTGATGAACTAACATTTCTGGATATCACCGCCAGCCATGAAAACCGTGATACGATTCTAGAAGTTGTTAGCAAAACAGCCGAAAAAATCTTTCTGCCCCTTACAGTCGGAGGGGGGGTGCGCACAACGGATGATATGCGCCGCCTTCTGCTGGCAGGCGCAGACAAATGCGCCATGAACTCCGCCGCGGTCAACCGTCCTGAACTGGTCAATGAAGCAGCCAACAAATTTGGTAGCCAATGCGTTGTTGTTGCCATAGATGCCCGCCAGACAGCACCGGGGAAATGGGAAGTATTTACCCACGGTGGCCGCACTTCTACCGGGCGAGATGCCATAGACTGGTGCCGTGAGGTTGCAGAACGTGGCGCTGGGGAAATCCTACTCACCTCCATGGATCGGGATGGTACAGGAACAGGCTTCGATCTGGAACTTCTTAAAGCTGCAACACAGGCCGTAAGGCTTCCCATTGTTGCATCTGGCGGTGTGGGTAAGCTGGAACACTTTGTAGAAGGCGCCAAAGCCGGAGCAACAGGCCTTCTGGCAGCAAGTGTTTTCCATTTTGGCCAGTTCACTATTCCCCAGGTTAAAGCCGCATTGTCAGAAGCAGGCTTGCCGGTTCGTCCTTCCCCCGCCCCTTTTGCAGGTTAACCCGTATCATGATAAAAAAAGCACCTTCTAAAACAGAAGCAAAAACAGACACAAAATCCAAAAAGAATAAAGAGGTTCTTTCTCTTCCAGAAATTTCAGAAGCAGATATTTCCGTTCTGAACCGCCTTTACGATGTTGTGCAAAGCCGCAAAGGCACAGATCCTTCTGTAAGCCACTCAGCCCGCCTGCTTTCCCGCGGCACTTACAAAATTGCCCAAAAGTTTGGGGAAGAGGCTGTAGAATGCCTGATTGAAGCCGTAGCTGGGCGTAAGGATCTGTTAATTGGTGAAAGTGCTGATGTACTCTACCATCTTATTGTTTTGTGGGTAGATGCTGGCATTACCCCAGATCAGGTTTGGGCAGAACTTCAGCGCCGTGAAGGCACAAGCGGTATTGCAGAAAAAGCTGCACGTTCCAAAACAACAAAATCTGTAAAGGAATAATCAGAAATGGCTGTAACAGGTAGAGGGCCATATGACCCGCAAAATGTTTTTGCAAAAATCCTTCGCGGTGAAATCCCCTGCAAAGCTATTTTTGAGAACGAATGGGTTCTGGCATTTTATGATATCGCGCCCAAGGCACCTGTTCATGTTTTGATTATTCCCAAAAACCCTTATGTTTCCTTTATGGATTTCAGCCAAACAGCACCCGCAGAAGAAATTGCAGGTGTTATGCGTGCTACAGGCCAGATTGCGCTTGATCTTGGATTGGAAGAAAACGGCTATCGGTTGATTACGAATGCGGGCCTCCATAGTGGGCAGGAAGTGCCTCACTTCCACATACATCTTCTTGGTGGAAAAGCATTGCCAGCCTTTCCGGCCTGATCTTTTGTTTCTTATCCAGACGGACATATCCCTATGACACCCATGGACATGCTTTTATCCCGTGCATCAACGGATCATCTTCAGGCTCCGGCACCATCTGAAGCGCAAATGGCCGAGGTTTTAGCTACCGCTATGCGGGCTCCAGATCACGGAAAGCTACGTCCATGGCGCTATGTTATTGTAAAAGATGATGCACGTTCGCTACTGGCTGAGCGTATTGTTACCAGTATGGTTCGACTTGACCCGGACGTACCCGAATTTAAAAAAGAAAAGCGCCTTAAAAGATTTTCCACAATTCCCATGACACTCGTTTTGGGCATGCACCTACGTCCAGGACATAAAATTCCTTTATGGGAACAGGAAATGACTGTAGCCGCAGGCGCCATGAACATCCTGAATGCATTGCATGCATTAGGATTTGGTGCTGTTTGGGTTTCTGGTGATGTTGTGAATGACCCTGTTCTTGCTAAAGAACTCGGCTTTCCTGCACCCCATAAATTAGCAGGTTTTTTGTTTATCGGCACGCCAGATGCACCGCTTCCCACACCCAAGCGCCCAAACCCGGCTGAGTTTACAGCTACATGGCAAGGTCAGCCGGTAAATTTTGCAGCTGATGGAAAAACACCATGACACATATAACAGACGCCGTTGTTATTGGTGGTGGTCCGGTTGGGTTGGCAACAGCCCTTTCATTGGAAAAAGCCGGCCTTTCTGTAACCGTACTAGAACGTTCTCCACTCCCTGTATGGGAAGAACCTTCCTTTGATGGGCGGGAAATAGCCCTTACGCATTATTCTATGCGTATTCTTAAAGAATGCGAAGCATGGGATCATATCCCGCAAAGCGTTATCTGCCCCTTACGGGAAGCGCATGTGGAAACAGGACGTTTTCGCCATCCGCTTACATTTGATACAAATGGGCGTGGAGAAGAAGCTCTCGGCTGGCTCGTTTCCAACAACCACATTCGGCGTGCCCTCTTTGCCGCAGCAAGCGAGAAAGAACGTATTCACCTACAGCCACACACCAGCGTAGAAACAGTAAGGCAAGGCCAAGATTATGCCGCCGTCCATCACTCAGGCGGACAAATCAAGGCGCGCCTTGTCGTTGGAGCTGATGGTCGCTTTTCTCCTACGCGCAGGCGCGCAGGTATTGGCGCTATTGTGCATGATTTCCACAAATCCATGCTGGTTTGCCGCATGGCGCATGAATCTCCCCATCACAACATCGCCCTGCAATGGTTTGATGAAGGACAGACGATAGCTTTGCTGCCAGTGAATGGCATGGCGTCCTCTTTGGTTCTTACGCTTCCTGCAAACGAAATACAGCGCCTGCTCGCAACACCGCGCGATGAATTCAATGCGGAAATTACCCAACGTGTTGGGGCTAGATTAGGACAAATGCGCCTTGTCAGCACACGCCATGCTTATCCACTTAAGGGTGTATATGCGCATCGCTTTGTAGGTCGGCGTTTAGCTTTGGTTGGAGATGCCGCCGTGGGGATGCATCCCATCACAGCACACGGTTTCAACCTGGGGTTGAAGGGGCAAGAAACGCTGGCACAATGCATTGGCGCAGCCTTTAACGCTCAGGCAGATGCCGGGAATGCACGCGCCTTGCAGCAGTATGAACGGCAACATAGGCGTGCAACTGCTTTGCTATTTGCCGGCACGAATGGCATAGCCTCCCTTTACACGCATGATGCGTTGCCATTTAAACCCATTAGGCAAGCGTGTATCCGGCTGGCAGACAGGTTTACGCCCTTTAAACAGGCAGTCACTACGCTTCTGATGGATAAAAAAACAACGGCTTGATTGTAAAAAGGCAGCCTAATTAGAGGCTGCCTTTTTTATTTTCACGTTCTAATTCACGTTCCAGCCACCCCATAATAACAGCAAGCACATAGGTCTGCTGTATTGGAGAAAGAGGCTGATGTTTTACGAAACCATGCCATTTTTCCAAGCATGATCTACAACACGTGCCCGTAGCATGTTGCGCTACAAAAACAGGATGACCCTTCCATGGAGTTTGTTTGCCATCTTTTTTCGGATTTGCCGGAGCAAGGCGCCGAGCAATAAAGTCTCGTCCATGTTCAGCCACCACAGGCAAGCCTTTGTCTGTCAGATATGTCATATCCTGACAGTTTAAGTGAAACCTACTCCGAAAAGATGACCTTGCAAGCCGCCCCCACAAAGCGTCTGATACCGCAGGAAGCCTTTGCTCCTGCGGAAAAAGCTCACCCTGCTGCACTATTATGGTGTTCCTGAAAAGCAAAATACAACATTACAACAATGTGGCTATTGCTCATCTGTTTTTACAGGGGGAACAGGTGCCTGTGCAATGAGCTCCCCCTTACCAGTTGCAACACGAATATCTTGTTCACGGATCAACCAGTAAACAACACCCAAGGCCAAAACAGCCGCAGAAAACGCCAGCATCTCAGCAGGCCTTACTTCGTGCAGATCCAGAATAATAAACTTACGAGAAACAGCCAGAAGCGCAATGAGCACAATTGTACGTACACGCACCACATCCCGACTATGCGACAAACTGATACGCAGCGAACTTTTAAACTCCAGAGCAATAATCACCGTAAAAATATTGCCAAACACTTCCTGAAAAGCTGGCATGTTTGAAGCATCTATTTGTGATGACATCACCAGATACCAAACTTCCTTGGTAAGGTGCCATGTTGCAATGGTTGTAATAACCATGATCAGGCCAGTAAGAACCAGCATGATCAGAAGTTCAAATCCTTCATAAAGATTCATCTCGAAAAAGCTTTTCCGCAACCGCGATGCTTCACGAGAAAAAGGATCTTGTGATATCTGATTATGATCTGGACTGCTCATGTTTCTCTATACGTTTGGTAAAAAAGGATTTGCACTTCCTATCAGAATATTCTGAAGAAGTTTCAGTTATGATGATTATTCCCTTTTTTAACTTAATCCCAGAGGCTTCCATAAGGCGAGGAGCGTGAAATCCTCCCTTCGGTAAAACACATTCATCCTATGATAAGCCAGATACGCTTTCTGTTGTGGTCAAATAAATGATCGATATCAGGGCACAGACTCGCTGGCATTATGAGCGTAAGTGTATATGCCGCCACGATATAGGGCGCGCTGATAAGCCGGACGGTTATGAATACGATGCAAGAAGCCTCTTACATGAGGCCGATTGTCTGTTGCTCCAGCACGTGCGGCTGCCGCCTCCAGAGGAAAACTCATCTGGATATCTGCTGCGGTAAAGTTATTCCCAGCAAACCATTCATTTTCAGACAGGCTATGTTCCCAATAATCCATATGCAATTTGAGCTGCGGATTTATAAACTGTACCTGCGCTCCTTTTGAAATCAGAAAAGCAAACGGGCGGAAAGGTAAAGGCGCCTGTTTGGGCAGCATACCGAATATCAATTTGAGTAAGAGCGGTGGCATGGCAGACCCTTCCGCATAATGCAGCCAGTATATGAAGCGGATATATTCGGGTGTGTCACACGCCGGTGCTAGTCGGCCATGACCGTATTTATTGATAACGTATTCGATAATCGCTCCGCTTTCTGCCAGCGTTACGTTCCCATCCGTATCTGTTATGACCGGAGCCTTGCCCAATGGATGAATGGCTTGCAGGGATTTGGGGGCCATCATGGTTTTAGGATCGCGTTTGTAAAACTGGATATCGTAGGGAAGTTCCAGCTCTTCCAACAGCCACAGCACCCGTTGTGAACGGGAATTATCCAGATGATGCACGGTTATCATTACATGCGGCCCTTCTTTTAACTGAGATAAATCTCCCGCCCAGCCTTATCCGTCCTGATAGACTGGTTATGGCGTATAAGCCTTGGGGCAGAACTGCTTATCAGCTAAAAGAAGAATTTTTGAACTTTAGTTCCCGTGTGCCAACCGAGTAAAGCAAGAATAATGGCAACATCCATTCCTTGCTTTCCCCTTTGCTATAAAAACACGTGGAAACTCTTGATAATAGAGGAACAAACCGCGCAAGCCGCTACAGGCAAAAAAAACCTCCAGCCCTGCCAGCAATAGGCACTATCTGTTTCAAATAACTGCGGATTGAACTCGGAAGGCTGGATTGCTTGCCAGCCTTACACTTAAAAACCACCAAAAATTTTAGAAAAGATTGGTGGGCGCACAAGGGCTCGAACCTTGGACCCGCTGATTAAGAGTCAGCTGCTCTACCAACTGAGCTATGCGCCCTTACAGCATATAACTGCTGAAGTGAGGCAGTTTTTACCACCTCTAAATCATTAAGACAAGTCTGAAAATTCAGGTTTTTAACATAGCCAGCACAGCATCCAGCTGATCCAGGCTTTTGTAATGAATTTGCAAAGAGCCACCTTTGCGTCCATCAAAATGAACGTGCACCTTAAGCCCTAAGCGCGTGCCCAAATCCCGCTCTAAGGCAGAAATTTCGGGATCTTTCATCACTTTAGGTTCTTTGGTTTCAACTTTTGTATTTTTTGCCTGCTCAAGGGCTTTCTGAACCAAAGCCTCTGTTTGCCGTACAGATAACCCTTTGGAAATAACCTCTGCTGCGGCCTGTATGGGGTCTGGATGCGCTAGCAACGCACGCGCATGCCCAGCAGAAAGGGTGCCCTTTTTAAGCTCCTGCCGCAGCACATCAGGCAAACGCAACAAACGCAGCGTATTGGCAACATGGGGGCGAGATTTGCCTATAGCTTTTGCCAGTTCATCCTGGGTCAGGCTATATTCTTCCATCAGTCGGCTAAAACCTTCAGCTTCTTCAACCGGGTTCAGATCTGCTCGCTGGAGATTTTCAACCAGAGCAGCTGCCATAGCATCTGCTTCTGAGAGATTCCTGACATGCACAGGCACATCATGGCACTGCGCCAACTGTGCAGCACGCCAGCGACGTTCCCCCGCAATAATCTGATAATGGCCCGTTTTATGAGGGTCTGGCCGCACCAGAATAGGCTGGAGAATACCCCGCTCCCGGATAGATTCAGCCAGTTCCTGTAATGCTTCTGGCTCCATATCCTGACGTGGCTGAAAAGGCCCTGGCGCCAGAACCTCAATCGGTAATGAGCTTGCTGTAGGCGCAGCCTTACTGGCGGATTTATTAGCAGAAGATGCAGGGTCATCTACAGAAGCGACATCACCCAGCAACGCAGCCAATCCACGCCCAAGCTTAGGACGAGCGGAAGATTTACGTGATGATTGACCACTCATGATACCGATGCCCTCTTCATGACTTCTGCTGCCAATGCCTGATAAGCGGTTGTTCCACTGGCTCTGGAATCATACAGCATAACAGGCTGACCATGGCTTTGGGCTTCTGAAATACGAATATTACGTGGGATAACCGTTTCCAGCACATCTTTACCAAAGAAGCTTCGCGCATCCGCAGCCACAAGCTCAGACAAATTATTTCGTCTGTCATACATGGTCAGCACAATGCCTGCCATTTTCAGTTCTGGGTTCAGGTTTTTCTGCACCCGCCCAATGGTCTT includes:
- a CDS encoding phosphate-starvation-inducible PsiE family protein, giving the protein MSSPDHNQISQDPFSREASRLRKSFFEMNLYEGFELLIMLVLTGLIMVITTIATWHLTKEVWYLVMSSQIDASNMPAFQEVFGNIFTVIIALEFKSSLRISLSHSRDVVRVRTIVLIALLAVSRKFIILDLHEVRPAEMLAFSAAVLALGVVYWLIREQDIRVATGKGELIAQAPVPPVKTDEQ
- a CDS encoding glutathione S-transferase; this encodes MITVHHLDNSRSQRVLWLLEELELPYDIQFYKRDPKTMMAPKSLQAIHPLGKAPVITDTDGNVTLAESGAIIEYVINKYGHGRLAPACDTPEYIRFIYWLHYAEGSAMPPLLLKLIFGMLPKQAPLPFRPFAFLISKGAQVQFINPQLKLHMDYWEHSLSENEWFAGNNFTAADIQMSFPLEAAAARAGATDNRPHVRGFLHRIHNRPAYQRALYRGGIYTYAHNASESVP
- the ubiM gene encoding 5-demethoxyubiquinol-8 5-hydroxylase UbiM; translation: MTHITDAVVIGGGPVGLATALSLEKAGLSVTVLERSPLPVWEEPSFDGREIALTHYSMRILKECEAWDHIPQSVICPLREAHVETGRFRHPLTFDTNGRGEEALGWLVSNNHIRRALFAAASEKERIHLQPHTSVETVRQGQDYAAVHHSGGQIKARLVVGADGRFSPTRRRAGIGAIVHDFHKSMLVCRMAHESPHHNIALQWFDEGQTIALLPVNGMASSLVLTLPANEIQRLLATPRDEFNAEITQRVGARLGQMRLVSTRHAYPLKGVYAHRFVGRRLALVGDAAVGMHPITAHGFNLGLKGQETLAQCIGAAFNAQADAGNARALQQYERQHRRATALLFAGTNGIASLYTHDALPFKPIRQACIRLADRFTPFKQAVTTLLMDKKTTA
- a CDS encoding phosphoribosyl-ATP diphosphatase; translated protein: MIKKAPSKTEAKTDTKSKKNKEVLSLPEISEADISVLNRLYDVVQSRKGTDPSVSHSARLLSRGTYKIAQKFGEEAVECLIEAVAGRKDLLIGESADVLYHLIVLWVDAGITPDQVWAELQRREGTSGIAEKAARSKTTKSVKE
- a CDS encoding DUF4186 domain-containing protein, which gives rise to MQQGELFPQEQRLPAVSDALWGRLARSSFRSRFHLNCQDMTYLTDKGLPVVAEHGRDFIARRLAPANPKKDGKQTPWKGHPVFVAQHATGTCCRSCLEKWHGFVKHQPLSPIQQTYVLAVIMGWLERELERENKKGSL
- the hisA gene encoding 1-(5-phosphoribosyl)-5-[(5-phosphoribosylamino)methylideneamino]imidazole-4-carboxamide isomerase — protein: MTRNKRVQRILHLEEDDLQALCEAVDASILDGGGFGWLQPQGRQVLERYFKGLLLVPERMLFVIRHNGVIVGCAQLVRSARNNELQAMCVTLAHLFIAPYAQRQGLGTALLHEVENAARSMGFRIMNTEVPETQDGAIALFRKAGFLHWGTHPLYTRLGDTYLRGLYFTKSLDTDHLPLSSSFQQTRPETMTTAPSMHPLTLYPAIDLKDGACVRLRRGEMDDATVYSDNPGAQALAWEAAGFKWLHVVDLNGAFAGQSENADAVRSIVESTDIPVQLGGGLRDMKAIEAWLEAGISRVILGSVAVKNPTLVREACRAFPGRIVAGIDARSGRVATEGWAEVSDMQATELALRMQEAGVASIIFTEISRDGMLEGLDVEQTVTLANTVSIPIIASGGVGSIEHLIALREATQDAPGIEGVIVGRALYDGRVTPAEALKVLS
- a CDS encoding nitroreductase family protein, encoding MTPMDMLLSRASTDHLQAPAPSEAQMAEVLATAMRAPDHGKLRPWRYVIVKDDARSLLAERIVTSMVRLDPDVPEFKKEKRLKRFSTIPMTLVLGMHLRPGHKIPLWEQEMTVAAGAMNILNALHALGFGAVWVSGDVVNDPVLAKELGFPAPHKLAGFLFIGTPDAPLPTPKRPNPAEFTATWQGQPVNFAADGKTP
- a CDS encoding histidine triad nucleotide-binding protein produces the protein MAVTGRGPYDPQNVFAKILRGEIPCKAIFENEWVLAFYDIAPKAPVHVLIIPKNPYVSFMDFSQTAPAEEIAGVMRATGQIALDLGLEENGYRLITNAGLHSGQEVPHFHIHLLGGKALPAFPA
- a CDS encoding ParB/RepB/Spo0J family partition protein is translated as MSGQSSRKSSARPKLGRGLAALLGDVASVDDPASSANKSASKAAPTASSLPIEVLAPGPFQPRQDMEPEALQELAESIRERGILQPILVRPDPHKTGHYQIIAGERRWRAAQLAQCHDVPVHVRNLSEADAMAAALVENLQRADLNPVEEAEGFSRLMEEYSLTQDELAKAIGKSRPHVANTLRLLRLPDVLRQELKKGTLSAGHARALLAHPDPIQAAAEVISKGLSVRQTEALVQKALEQAKNTKVETKEPKVMKDPEISALERDLGTRLGLKVHVHFDGRKGGSLQIHYKSLDQLDAVLAMLKT
- the hisF gene encoding imidazole glycerol phosphate synthase subunit HisF, whose translation is MLKLRVIPCLDVKNGRVVKGVNFVSLRDAGDPVEQAAVYDAAGADELTFLDITASHENRDTILEVVSKTAEKIFLPLTVGGGVRTTDDMRRLLLAGADKCAMNSAAVNRPELVNEAANKFGSQCVVVAIDARQTAPGKWEVFTHGGRTSTGRDAIDWCREVAERGAGEILLTSMDRDGTGTGFDLELLKAATQAVRLPIVASGGVGKLEHFVEGAKAGATGLLAASVFHFGQFTIPQVKAALSEAGLPVRPSPAPFAG
- the hisH gene encoding imidazole glycerol phosphate synthase subunit HisH, whose product is MTQPLSIAVVDYEGGNLASAARAALRAAELSGIAADVVITNEPAAVLQADRIILPGQGAFADCARGLEAIPGLKDSILNATANGTPFLGICVGMQLMAERGREHGVTEGFGWIPGEITLMEATGLRLPQMGWNELELHTQHPLTQGLGKAPHGYFVHSYALQNTAADVLLATTDYGGNVPAIVCKGNVAGTQFHVEKSQTVGLKILANFLRWDPKAPV
- the hisB gene encoding imidazoleglycerol-phosphate dehydratase HisB, producing MKASRQATIHRVTSETDIAITLDLDGSGQADIQTGLGFFDHMLTALAKHALFDLKVTVKGDLYIDGHHSVEDTGIAIGMALKQALGDKRGVRRFGHALVPLDEALCEAVVDLSGRPFLAFDATFTRDRIGDLDTELVEEFFRAFAMSAMLTLHLTEKAGKNCHHIAEAAFKALARALRMAVEPDPRAQGSIPSTKGVL